In the genome of Methylophaga nitratireducenticrescens, one region contains:
- the gnd gene encoding decarboxylating NADP(+)-dependent phosphogluconate dehydrogenase: MSELIQNTKADIGVVGLAVMGQNLVLNMNDKGFKVAVYNRTTSKVDEFLEGPAKDTNIIGCHDLKKFVESLQMPRRVMLMVKAGPVVDSFIEQLVTYLDKGDIIIDGGNSLFNDSDRRTHELHKKGILFVGSGVSGGEEGARFGPSLMPGGNNAAWPAIKPIFQAIAAQVDGEACCDWVGNDGAGHYVKMVHNGIEYGDMQLICEAYQMMREGLGMSGDEIQQVFSEWNEGVLDSYLIEITRDILAVKEPDGSLLIDHILDTAGQKGTGKWTGINALELGIPLTLIGEAVFSRCLSGLKDERVTASSVLPAGAGEFSGDKAEMVNAIRDALYASKIISYAQGYMLMREAAKTYGWELNYGGIALMWRGGCIIRSRFLGNIRDAFERNPQLGNLLLDDFFIDAITEALPGWRKAVGCAISLGVPVPAFSSALSFYDGYRSERLPANLLQAQRDYFGAHTYERLDKPRGEYFHTNWTGRGGNVSASTYEA; the protein is encoded by the coding sequence ATGAGCGAACTGATTCAAAATACAAAAGCAGATATAGGCGTAGTAGGTTTAGCCGTGATGGGGCAGAACCTGGTGCTCAACATGAATGACAAAGGTTTTAAGGTAGCGGTTTATAACCGGACCACCTCCAAAGTCGATGAGTTTCTGGAGGGACCAGCAAAAGATACCAATATTATCGGTTGCCATGATCTGAAAAAATTTGTCGAAAGCCTGCAAATGCCTCGTCGTGTTATGTTGATGGTGAAAGCGGGCCCCGTGGTGGATTCCTTTATTGAGCAACTGGTTACCTATCTGGATAAAGGCGACATCATTATTGATGGCGGTAACTCGCTGTTTAATGACAGTGACAGACGTACCCATGAACTGCATAAAAAAGGCATTCTGTTTGTCGGCAGTGGTGTTTCAGGTGGTGAGGAAGGCGCACGTTTCGGACCTTCTTTGATGCCTGGTGGTAATAATGCTGCTTGGCCTGCAATTAAACCCATTTTTCAAGCCATTGCCGCACAAGTTGATGGTGAGGCCTGTTGTGACTGGGTTGGTAATGATGGTGCAGGCCATTATGTAAAAATGGTGCATAACGGCATTGAATACGGTGATATGCAATTGATTTGCGAAGCCTATCAAATGATGCGTGAAGGCCTGGGTATGTCGGGAGATGAAATTCAGCAGGTATTTTCTGAATGGAATGAAGGCGTTCTGGACTCCTATCTGATCGAGATTACCCGCGATATCCTGGCGGTTAAAGAGCCGGATGGCAGTTTGCTGATTGATCATATTCTGGATACTGCCGGTCAAAAAGGAACAGGTAAATGGACAGGTATTAATGCACTGGAGTTAGGTATTCCATTAACGCTGATTGGAGAAGCCGTATTTTCCCGCTGTTTATCTGGTCTGAAAGATGAACGGGTGACTGCCTCTAGTGTTTTGCCTGCAGGGGCAGGTGAATTTTCCGGCGATAAAGCTGAAATGGTTAACGCAATTCGTGATGCCTTATACGCCTCGAAAATTATTTCCTATGCCCAGGGTTATATGTTGATGCGTGAAGCAGCCAAAACCTATGGGTGGGAACTCAATTATGGTGGTATTGCATTGATGTGGCGAGGCGGTTGTATTATTCGCAGTCGCTTTCTGGGCAATATTCGCGACGCTTTTGAACGTAACCCCCAACTGGGAAATCTGTTATTGGATGATTTCTTCATTGATGCAATCACTGAGGCCTTACCGGGTTGGCGTAAAGCCGTTGGCTGTGCCATCAGTCTTGGGGTTCCTGTACCTGCATTCAGCAGCGCATTATCTTTCTATGATGGTTATCGCAGTGAACGCTTACCGGCCAATTTATTGCAGGCCCAGCGAGATTATTTTGGTGCTCACACGTATGAGCGGCTGGATAAGCCCCGCGGTGAATATTTCCATACCAACTGGACTGGCAGAGGTGGTAATGTTTCAGCATCCACCTATGAAGCGTGA
- a CDS encoding SdiA-regulated domain-containing protein, protein MALFSDKTRSRLLLIVLLLSTILSGCLWFNTVSSATTKTTEVWDLNHYLLSKTLTIDGIEDNLSGITYHPDSGHLYGIVNNPEQIVVISKNGQLLRKIDLIGFSDTESIDYVGGDRFIVSEERQQTISFVDIHDTTTEVHYSDVKTLALLPPEKANKGIEGIAFSSQHGVFFVQEKPARIMHFALENDTQTNQFDVMKNLRLEVGDFSGLTLLQGLDERLLVLSDDSNSLHVIDLAGQEKSRIRLGTGPYRLWPKMAQPEGVTTDAEGNIYIVGEPNQFMVLTRTRPL, encoded by the coding sequence ATGGCTCTTTTCTCGGATAAAACCCGGTCGAGATTACTACTTATTGTATTATTGCTCAGCACGATTTTAAGTGGCTGTCTTTGGTTCAATACAGTCAGTTCTGCCACAACTAAAACCACTGAAGTATGGGATCTTAATCACTATCTGTTAAGCAAGACGCTGACGATTGATGGTATAGAAGATAATTTATCCGGCATAACTTATCATCCTGATTCTGGACATCTGTATGGAATTGTTAATAATCCTGAGCAGATCGTTGTCATCAGTAAAAATGGTCAACTACTGAGAAAAATTGATTTAATAGGTTTTTCTGATACTGAAAGTATTGATTATGTTGGTGGCGATCGATTTATTGTCAGCGAAGAGCGGCAGCAAACCATTAGTTTTGTTGACATACACGACACCACGACAGAAGTTCACTATTCTGATGTAAAAACCCTCGCCCTGCTTCCTCCTGAAAAAGCGAATAAAGGCATTGAGGGGATTGCCTTTTCATCACAGCATGGCGTGTTTTTTGTGCAAGAGAAGCCTGCCCGGATCATGCATTTCGCACTGGAAAACGATACACAGACCAATCAGTTTGATGTAATGAAAAATCTGCGTCTGGAGGTGGGTGATTTCTCGGGTCTGACCTTGTTGCAGGGGCTGGATGAAAGATTACTGGTGTTAAGTGATGACTCAAACAGCCTGCATGTAATTGATTTGGCAGGGCAGGAAAAATCCCGAATCAGATTAGGCACTGGCCCATATCGTCTTTGGCCAAAAATGGCTCAGCCGGAAGGGGTTACTACCGATGCTGAGGGTAATATCTATATTGTTGGCGAACCTAACCAGTTTATGGTGCTGACAAGAACTAGACCTTTGTAA
- a CDS encoding DUF6524 family protein, whose amino-acid sequence MAQRFNSKGFLLRLLFAVLLVFISYNPSGYSYYHWANDALFGNAGMNITPPFAMATVIILIGWTVYLRATFRSLGGFGLILAFAFFAIIIWWLFDLGILELRHHAAFTYIILFLIAAVLAVGMSWSHIRRRLSGQADMDDVDE is encoded by the coding sequence ATGGCACAACGTTTTAATAGTAAAGGCTTTTTATTACGTTTGCTGTTTGCTGTTTTGCTGGTCTTTATCAGTTATAACCCGAGTGGTTACAGTTATTATCATTGGGCTAATGATGCTCTGTTTGGCAACGCTGGTATGAACATCACGCCTCCATTTGCCATGGCTACCGTTATTATTCTGATTGGCTGGACGGTTTATCTCAGAGCAACATTCCGATCATTAGGGGGATTTGGTCTGATCCTCGCTTTTGCCTTTTTTGCCATTATTATCTGGTGGTTATTTGATTTAGGTATTCTGGAACTCCGTCATCATGCCGCTTTTACCTATATCATTTTATTTCTTATCGCTGCTGTTCTCGCAGTGGGAATGTCATGGTCGCACATACGGCGTCGCTTATCAGGGCAAGCCGATATGGATGATGTCGATGAATAA
- a CDS encoding acylphosphatase — protein sequence MEIARYHFLIEGRVQGVGYRMSAQIAAQKIGVTGWVRNLRSGQVEMVAEGEPAQLEQLLEWAWQGPNFAQITDISLEKLTATGEFTQFEIR from the coding sequence ATGGAAATAGCACGGTACCACTTTTTAATTGAAGGTCGCGTGCAAGGTGTCGGCTACCGTATGTCGGCGCAAATCGCAGCGCAGAAAATAGGCGTAACAGGCTGGGTGCGTAACCTGCGCAGTGGACAGGTTGAGATGGTGGCCGAAGGTGAACCTGCTCAACTGGAGCAGTTACTTGAGTGGGCCTGGCAAGGACCGAATTTTGCGCAGATCACTGATATCAGTCTGGAAAAACTAACAGCAACCGGCGAATTTACCCAGTTTGAGATTCGTTAG
- a CDS encoding HD domain-containing protein, producing MITITRTEFAFATIDASIHEWNTIKTIVRYCANNYRNTELLYCIPGPEEQRLEKLQSLSEIMDHVWGPPPLEDIYRDQLFLITHCIKETEGKDLPNVDDELHANLVNQVYNLGVYDIFDDDNVSDEQWASWQIERSIHNTKTWIIKLHAKQTDKAGKPYVQHPLRVHMRLQKLFPDAAEDVRHAALLHDVMEDCGITSQDLRERGYSESTIQIVDAVTKRPDDGLSYKQRIEQLALTGPLGAIQVKLCDLLDNTDPERLKAPPPEKTKSLSKRYSIAIEILQSRLASSD from the coding sequence ATGATTACCATCACTCGAACAGAGTTTGCATTTGCAACCATTGATGCGTCTATCCATGAATGGAATACAATAAAAACAATTGTTCGATACTGTGCTAACAATTATCGAAACACCGAATTACTATATTGCATTCCTGGGCCGGAAGAGCAGCGTCTTGAAAAGCTCCAATCATTAAGTGAAATAATGGATCATGTCTGGGGGCCACCGCCGCTTGAGGATATCTATAGAGATCAGCTTTTCCTGATTACACACTGTATTAAAGAAACAGAAGGTAAGGACCTTCCTAATGTTGACGATGAGTTGCATGCAAATTTAGTTAATCAAGTTTACAACTTGGGAGTTTACGATATTTTCGATGACGACAATGTCAGCGATGAACAATGGGCGTCATGGCAGATTGAGCGATCAATTCATAATACAAAAACATGGATTATCAAGCTCCATGCCAAACAAACAGATAAAGCTGGAAAGCCTTATGTACAACATCCTTTACGCGTACATATGCGATTACAAAAACTGTTTCCAGATGCAGCCGAAGATGTGCGTCACGCAGCCCTGCTACATGATGTGATGGAGGACTGTGGTATCACTTCTCAGGATTTACGGGAGCGAGGTTATTCAGAGAGCACTATTCAGATCGTGGATGCAGTGACAAAACGACCAGATGATGGGCTATCCTATAAGCAACGTATTGAACAGCTAGCATTAACAGGACCTTTAGGTGCAATCCAAGTCAAACTGTGTGACCTGCTCGACAACACAGATCCAGAACGACTTAAAGCCCCGCCCCCAGAAAAAACAAAGTCACTTTCTAAGCGCTATTCAATTGCGATTGAAATATTGCAGTCGCGCTTAGCAAGTTCGGATTAA